From a region of the Balaenoptera ricei isolate mBalRic1 chromosome 11, mBalRic1.hap2, whole genome shotgun sequence genome:
- the LOC132375261 gene encoding uncharacterized protein LOC132375261 isoform X2: MALRTGGVKLKFCIRRHCSMNDREGEGVTRANIPTRTRRLSCRRTNLGRFALRLGKIRRRRVVSHRLSLGSQLSPWTADGCRPSEGRGWGRQRGSPAQTPPPPHVLRGAERHIPEQPQPLASTPLASRQQPPPRVLLTVGAEGSTSSQPSQPCAGSSADGSSDTAPERVIISIQDCKQTLPSCALNSAESARRCFHPAPVDASQAGVQLPLRGPEGCRERMTHICVQGACQSVPRLPSGTDCEIHSSGLPWQSSG, from the exons ATGGCTCTCCGCACTGGGGGTGTTAAACTCAAATTTTGTATTAGACGCCACTGTTCAATGAACGACCGCGAGGGCGAGGGCGTCACGCGTGCTAACATACCCACGCGCACGCGGCGTCTATCTTGTAGACGCACTAACCTTGGAAGATTTGCGTTGCGACTAGGAAAGATTAGAAGAAGACGTGTGGTCTCACACAGGCTGAGTCTGGGATCCCAGCTTTCCCCCTGGACGGCGGATGGCTGTCGGCCGTCGGAGGGCAGAGGATGGGGGCGGCAGCGTGGCAGCCCCGCCCAGACTCCACCCCCGCCGCACGTGCTCAGAGGGGCCGAGCGGCACATCCCCGAACAGCCACAGCCGTTGGCGTCCACGCCTCTGGCCTCACGTCAACAACCTCCACCTCGCGTGCTTCTCACGGTCGGGGCAGAGGGGTCAACGTCGTCACAACCATCCCAACCGTGTGCCGGAAGCTCTGCAGACGGCTCCTCAGATACAGCACCTGAGCGAG TGATCATCTCCATCCAGGACTGCAAGCAAACACTGCCCTCTTGTGCACTGAACAGTGCCGAGTCGGCGCGGAGATGTTTCCACCCAGCACCCGTGGACGCCTCGCAGGCAGGCGTACAGCTGCCTCTCCGCGGCCCGGAGGGGTGTCGGGAAAGGATGACACACATCTGTGTCCAGGGTGCTTGCCAAAGTGTCCCCAGACTGCCTTCCGGGACAGACTGTGAG ATTCAttcctcaggacttccctggcagtccagcgggtaa
- the LOC132375261 gene encoding uncharacterized protein LOC132375261 isoform X1 produces the protein MALRTGGVKLKFCIRRHCSMNDREGEGVTRANIPTRTRRLSCRRTNLGRFALRLGKIRRRRVVSHRLSLGSQLSPWTADGCRPSEGRGWGRQRGSPAQTPPPPHVLRGAERHIPEQPQPLASTPLASRQQPPPRVLLTVGAEGSTSSQPSQPCAGSSADGSSDTAPERVIISIQDCKQTLPSCALNSAESARRCFHPAPVDASQAGVQLPLRGPEGCRERMTHICVQGACQSVPRLPSGTDCEKRFIPQDFPGSPAGKTPPSQCRGPSFDPRSGN, from the exons ATGGCTCTCCGCACTGGGGGTGTTAAACTCAAATTTTGTATTAGACGCCACTGTTCAATGAACGACCGCGAGGGCGAGGGCGTCACGCGTGCTAACATACCCACGCGCACGCGGCGTCTATCTTGTAGACGCACTAACCTTGGAAGATTTGCGTTGCGACTAGGAAAGATTAGAAGAAGACGTGTGGTCTCACACAGGCTGAGTCTGGGATCCCAGCTTTCCCCCTGGACGGCGGATGGCTGTCGGCCGTCGGAGGGCAGAGGATGGGGGCGGCAGCGTGGCAGCCCCGCCCAGACTCCACCCCCGCCGCACGTGCTCAGAGGGGCCGAGCGGCACATCCCCGAACAGCCACAGCCGTTGGCGTCCACGCCTCTGGCCTCACGTCAACAACCTCCACCTCGCGTGCTTCTCACGGTCGGGGCAGAGGGGTCAACGTCGTCACAACCATCCCAACCGTGTGCCGGAAGCTCTGCAGACGGCTCCTCAGATACAGCACCTGAGCGAG TGATCATCTCCATCCAGGACTGCAAGCAAACACTGCCCTCTTGTGCACTGAACAGTGCCGAGTCGGCGCGGAGATGTTTCCACCCAGCACCCGTGGACGCCTCGCAGGCAGGCGTACAGCTGCCTCTCCGCGGCCCGGAGGGGTGTCGGGAAAGGATGACACACATCTGTGTCCAGGGTGCTTGCCAAAGTGTCCCCAGACTGCCTTCCGGGACAGACTGTGAG AAAAGATTCAttcctcaggacttccctggcagtccagcgggtaagactccgccctcccaatgcaggggccccagcttcgatccccggtcggggaactag